One region of Polynucleobacter sp. MWH-Aus1W21 genomic DNA includes:
- a CDS encoding cell division protein FtsQ/DivIB translates to MSNFMDRFGEIFSMLMAPLWNHSDRMEKLSRFLMRCFIVMLVIGILVWLSQRPVFALKQIQIEPVAGQTLKHVKKPIVKQQVLETVQGNFFSVRLEDVKRGFESMPWVRHANVRRVWPNGLVVSIEEQKPFGTWGGAESHTLMNTHGELFVGRVSEVGDDIRLVDFSGPADSGKEVMSLCEKANNWFKPWGAEVTSLALTERYAWNVKLSNGMRVEFGRDEESSDKNLTEERVVRLLKYWPQVQEKLANRIDAIDLRYANGFAVHLASASLKKNEVDGKKSELKQ, encoded by the coding sequence TTTTCTCAATGTTGATGGCTCCATTATGGAATCACTCGGATCGCATGGAGAAGCTGAGCCGTTTCTTGATGCGTTGCTTCATCGTGATGCTAGTAATTGGTATTTTGGTTTGGCTTAGTCAACGTCCAGTATTTGCTTTAAAGCAAATACAAATTGAGCCGGTCGCTGGACAAACGCTAAAGCACGTTAAGAAGCCAATTGTGAAGCAGCAAGTTTTAGAAACGGTACAGGGCAATTTCTTTAGTGTTCGTCTAGAGGATGTAAAGCGTGGCTTTGAGAGTATGCCTTGGGTTCGACATGCCAATGTACGCCGTGTCTGGCCTAATGGATTAGTCGTCAGCATTGAAGAGCAGAAACCATTTGGTACATGGGGTGGTGCTGAGAGTCACACTTTAATGAACACCCATGGGGAGCTATTTGTTGGACGAGTCTCTGAGGTTGGTGACGACATCCGTCTGGTTGACTTCTCTGGTCCTGCAGATTCTGGCAAAGAGGTAATGAGTCTTTGTGAAAAAGCAAACAACTGGTTTAAGCCATGGGGTGCGGAAGTAACTAGCCTTGCTTTAACAGAGCGCTATGCGTGGAACGTCAAACTTTCTAATGGTATGAGAGTTGAGTTTGGGCGCGATGAAGAAAGCTCTGATAAGAATTTAACTGAAGAACGTGTAGTGCGCTTATTAAAATATTGGCCTCAAGTACAAGAGAAGTTGGCTAATCGAATTGATGCAATTGATTTGCGATATGCAAATGGTTTTGCGGTTCATCTTGCTTCTGCAAGTTTGAAGAAGAATGAAGTGGATGGTAAAAAAAGCGAGCTGAAGCAATGA
- the ftsA gene encoding cell division protein FtsA, with product MSKDNRDVLVGLDIGTSKVVALVAELAPDGQFNVVGVGQTASKGLKKGVVVNIEATVQSIQKALEEAEVMADRQIVQVFTGIAGNHIVSFNSSGMVAIRDKEVGSGDVERVLETAKAINIPTDQQILHILVQEFIIDGQEDVREPIGMSGLRLEVKVHIVTGAVSAAQNIVKCVRRCGLEVNDLILQPLASSLAVLTEDEKELGVVLVDIGGGTTDIAIYCQGSIRHTAVIPIAGDQITNDIAMALRTPTIDAEDLKIAHGIARQDMADPTAMIDVPGVGDRDPRPMSKQALAAVIEPRVEELFTLVRGVVRDSGYEDMVSSGIVLTGGTALMPGMVELAEQVFLRPARIGTPEYRGHLHEVLRSPRYATSIGLLMEGQAQLLRGRRVSQSGALQGVISRMKEWFAGNF from the coding sequence ATGAGTAAAGACAATCGTGATGTGTTGGTTGGGTTGGATATTGGTACATCCAAGGTTGTTGCCTTGGTTGCTGAATTAGCTCCCGATGGTCAATTTAATGTGGTTGGTGTTGGTCAAACAGCCTCTAAAGGTTTGAAGAAGGGTGTTGTAGTCAATATTGAAGCAACTGTTCAGTCAATTCAGAAGGCGCTTGAAGAGGCTGAGGTAATGGCTGATCGTCAGATCGTACAAGTCTTTACTGGTATTGCGGGTAACCATATTGTGAGTTTCAACTCTAGCGGTATGGTGGCAATACGCGATAAGGAGGTTGGTTCTGGGGATGTCGAGCGCGTTCTCGAAACGGCAAAAGCAATCAATATTCCAACGGATCAACAGATTTTGCACATTCTGGTTCAAGAATTCATTATTGATGGACAGGAAGATGTGCGCGAGCCAATCGGTATGAGCGGCCTTCGTTTAGAAGTGAAGGTGCACATTGTGACTGGTGCGGTAAGTGCGGCTCAAAATATTGTGAAGTGCGTGCGTCGCTGTGGTCTTGAGGTAAACGATTTGATTTTGCAACCTTTGGCCTCAAGTTTGGCAGTACTCACTGAGGACGAAAAAGAGTTGGGCGTTGTGTTGGTGGATATCGGTGGCGGTACCACTGATATTGCAATTTACTGCCAGGGATCTATTCGTCATACCGCAGTAATTCCAATTGCAGGCGATCAAATTACTAATGACATTGCCATGGCGCTACGTACTCCAACGATTGATGCTGAAGATTTGAAGATCGCGCATGGCATTGCTCGTCAAGATATGGCAGATCCGACTGCAATGATTGATGTTCCAGGCGTCGGTGACCGTGATCCACGTCCGATGTCTAAGCAAGCTTTAGCAGCAGTGATCGAGCCACGAGTTGAGGAGTTATTTACCCTCGTACGAGGCGTGGTTCGTGATTCTGGTTACGAAGATATGGTTTCTTCAGGAATTGTTTTAACAGGTGGCACTGCGCTCATGCCTGGCATGGTGGAGTTAGCGGAGCAGGTCTTTTTAAGGCCAGCCCGAATCGGCACGCCTGAGTACCGTGGCCATTTACATGAAGTTTTGCGTAGTCCTAGATATGCCACCAGCATTGGTTTGTTGATGGAAGGTCAAGCGCAGTTATTGCGCGGCCGTCGTGTTTCTCAATCAGGCGCGTTACAAGGTGTTATCTCGCGCATGAAGGAATGGTTTGCAGGAAATTTTTAA
- the ftsZ gene encoding cell division protein FtsZ yields the protein MEFEMLDQEIAGKTIIKVVGVGGAGGNAVQHMIRRGVNGVEFICMNTDAGALQRSEASVNLQLGSSGLGAGAKPEIGAASAEEARARIADTLQGAHMVFITAGMGGGTGTGAAPIVAQVAKEMGILTVGVISKPFDFEGVKRLKVAENGASELESYVDSLIVVLNEKLFEVMGEDAEFDKAFACADDVLHNAVSGIAEIINVQGLINVDFEDVKTVMGEQGKAMMGTATVSGMDRARLAAEAAVASPLLEGVDLSGARGVLVNITASRSLKLSETREVMAAIRGYAADDATVIFGTVYDESLGDALRVTVVATGLNNPQARKNNQPEVVWRQATGTHDAMPTMADLNSFAPASPSAAMSKVSMDSALGTSAGLAMTGVGSTPAMAAQPASTGVDYSQYDLPRVFRSSREATPTPTLGADSSPQAKSMLDKGADYYEIPAFLRKQAD from the coding sequence ATGGAATTTGAAATGTTAGATCAAGAAATAGCCGGCAAGACCATTATTAAAGTGGTTGGAGTTGGTGGCGCTGGTGGTAATGCTGTCCAGCACATGATCCGTCGTGGTGTTAACGGCGTAGAGTTCATTTGCATGAACACCGATGCTGGCGCTTTACAGCGTTCTGAGGCATCTGTGAATTTGCAACTGGGCTCTAGCGGATTGGGTGCAGGGGCTAAACCGGAAATCGGTGCTGCGTCTGCTGAAGAAGCGCGTGCCCGCATTGCTGATACCTTGCAAGGCGCACATATGGTGTTCATCACTGCTGGTATGGGTGGCGGTACTGGAACTGGTGCAGCTCCAATCGTGGCCCAAGTGGCAAAAGAAATGGGCATTCTCACTGTTGGTGTGATCAGTAAGCCATTTGATTTTGAGGGTGTGAAGCGTTTAAAGGTTGCTGAGAACGGTGCTTCAGAGCTCGAGTCATATGTAGATTCACTTATTGTTGTGCTCAATGAAAAACTCTTTGAAGTAATGGGTGAGGACGCTGAGTTCGATAAGGCATTTGCTTGTGCTGATGACGTGTTACATAACGCGGTTTCAGGCATTGCAGAAATCATTAATGTTCAAGGTTTGATTAACGTTGACTTTGAAGATGTTAAGACAGTAATGGGCGAGCAAGGCAAAGCCATGATGGGAACAGCAACTGTTTCTGGCATGGATCGTGCACGCTTGGCTGCTGAAGCTGCAGTTGCTTCACCATTATTGGAGGGTGTAGATTTATCCGGTGCGCGTGGCGTATTGGTAAACATAACCGCTAGCCGCTCACTGAAATTGTCTGAGACTCGCGAAGTAATGGCTGCGATTCGCGGCTACGCTGCAGATGATGCAACAGTTATCTTCGGTACCGTATATGACGAGAGTTTAGGTGATGCCTTGCGTGTAACTGTAGTTGCTACTGGTTTAAATAATCCTCAAGCACGTAAAAATAACCAGCCTGAAGTAGTTTGGAGACAAGCTACTGGTACTCATGATGCTATGCCAACAATGGCTGATCTTAATAGTTTTGCCCCTGCAAGCCCTTCCGCTGCAATGAGCAAGGTAAGTATGGATTCCGCTCTGGGAACTAGTGCAGGTTTGGCAATGACTGGTGTTGGTAGTACTCCAGCAATGGCAGCTCAGCCAGCAAGCACCGGGGTTGATTACAGTCAATATGATTTACCACGTGTTTTTCGTAGCTCTCGTGAAGCGACTCCTACGCCTACATTAGGTGCAGATAGCTCTCCACAGGCTAAATCCATGTTGGACAAAGGGGCTGATTACTATGAAATCCCAGCCTTTTTACGTAAGCAAGCAGATTAA
- a CDS encoding peroxiredoxin translates to MIAVGQKLPNATLYEFMNEETEGCTLGPNAFEVEKLAAGKKIVLFALPGAFTPTCSAKHVPGYVEHFDAIKAKGVDEIWCVSVNDPFVMGAWGRDQKVGKKIRMLGDGSAEFTKKLGLELDLTTRGLGVRSDRYAMIIEDGVVKSLDREAPGKFEVSDAASILKKL, encoded by the coding sequence ATGATTGCTGTTGGACAAAAATTACCGAACGCTACTCTTTATGAATTTATGAATGAAGAGACCGAGGGCTGCACCTTAGGGCCAAATGCGTTTGAAGTTGAGAAATTGGCTGCAGGTAAAAAGATCGTACTCTTCGCATTGCCGGGTGCTTTTACCCCAACCTGTTCTGCTAAGCATGTGCCTGGATATGTGGAGCACTTTGATGCGATCAAAGCTAAAGGTGTTGATGAGATTTGGTGCGTTTCTGTAAATGACCCATTTGTGATGGGTGCATGGGGACGTGATCAAAAAGTAGGCAAGAAGATTCGTATGCTCGGTGACGGCAGTGCTGAGTTCACCAAAAAGCTCGGATTAGAGTTGGATTTAACTACTCGTGGATTGGGTGTGCGATCTGATCGTTATGCCATGATTATTGAAGACGGTGTTGTGAAATCACTTGACCGCGAAGCTCCTGGTAAGTTTGAAGTAAGTGATGCAGCTTCTATATTGAAAAAGCTGTAA
- the lpxC gene encoding UDP-3-O-acyl-N-acetylglucosamine deacetylase, with the protein MMKQRTIATPVKTVGIGLHSGRKVMISIKPAPVNSGVQFVRVDTPEQSVVPATALAVCDTRLASVIQKDGVRVSTVEHLLSACAGLGLDNLLIELDGEEVPIMDGSAASFLFLIESAGIAEQDAPRQFVVIKKPVEVREGDKLARLEPFFGFKLDFTIDFKHPAVDKTGQRFVVDFAEHAYRSEIGRARTFGFAHEVEALREMGLARGGSLDNAIVLDEHRILNNEELRYEDEFVRHKILDAIGDLYLIGHPIVGAYVAEKSGHALNNALLRKLLEDPSSYEISSFAENKAPEAYSQESQPLFF; encoded by the coding sequence ATGATGAAGCAACGCACTATCGCCACTCCGGTAAAAACCGTGGGGATTGGCTTGCACTCTGGTCGTAAGGTGATGATTTCTATCAAGCCTGCGCCAGTGAATTCAGGGGTTCAGTTTGTTAGGGTAGATACGCCTGAGCAGTCTGTTGTTCCAGCAACTGCCTTAGCTGTTTGCGACACAAGACTAGCCTCTGTAATTCAGAAAGATGGCGTACGTGTTTCAACTGTAGAGCATTTGTTATCCGCTTGTGCTGGGCTAGGTTTAGATAATTTATTAATTGAGCTGGATGGCGAAGAAGTACCCATCATGGATGGCAGTGCCGCCTCTTTTCTGTTTTTAATTGAATCAGCGGGTATTGCCGAGCAAGATGCGCCACGTCAATTTGTTGTTATTAAAAAACCAGTCGAGGTTCGTGAAGGCGACAAGCTTGCACGATTAGAACCATTCTTTGGGTTTAAGTTGGACTTTACGATTGACTTTAAACATCCGGCTGTAGATAAAACGGGGCAACGTTTTGTGGTGGATTTTGCAGAACACGCTTACCGTAGTGAAATTGGTCGCGCACGTACTTTTGGTTTTGCTCACGAAGTAGAGGCACTCCGCGAAATGGGTTTAGCGCGTGGTGGCAGTTTAGATAATGCGATTGTTTTAGATGAGCACCGCATTTTGAATAACGAAGAACTTCGTTACGAAGATGAGTTTGTGCGTCACAAAATCTTAGATGCGATTGGTGATCTCTACCTTATTGGTCATCCAATTGTGGGTGCTTATGTTGCTGAGAAGTCAGGGCATGCCCTCAATAACGCACTTTTGCGTAAGCTTTTGGAAGATCCAAGTTCTTACGAAATTAGCTCCTTCGCTGAAAATAAGGCTCCTGAAGCCTACTCCCAAGAAAGCCAACCCCTCTTTTTCTAA
- the secA gene encoding preprotein translocase subunit SecA, whose translation MVIGLLKTLVGSRNDRLLKQYRKVVAKVGAFESSLQSLDDAALAAKTAEFKSRLASGESLDDIAAEAFAVVREASVRVMKMRHFDAQILGGLALHQGKIAEMGTGEGKTLTATLPVYLNALTGKGVHVVTVNDYLAQRDAEWMAKLYNFLGMKVGVNLSQMDHTTKQEAYAADITYGTNNEFGFDYLRDNMVQDLNQRVQRGLAYAIVDEVDSILIDEARTPLIISGQAEDHTDLYIKINSLPSHLDRQIGEEKADGTGVEKPGDYWVDEKSQQVYLTEQGHDKAEQVLVQLGALNDGDSLYAPQNITLMHHVYAALRAHSLYHRDQHYVVQNGEVIIVDEFTGRLMQGRRWSDGLHQAVEAKEGVQIQNENQTLATITFQNYFRMYGKLAGMTGTADTEAYEFKEIYNLETVVIPPNRISQRKDKQDQIYKSSRERYDAVIKDIQDCYERGQPVLVGTTSIENSELIAQLLDQRKLPHQVLNAKQHAREAEIIAQAGRPKMITIATNMAGRGTDIVLGGNVGKQSSLIEADSSLSDAEKASKIKQLQDEWQSIHDAVLASGGLHIIGTERHESRRIDNQLRGRSGRQGDPGSSRFYLSLDDALLRIFAGDRLRAVMDRLKMPDGEPIEAGMVTRSIESAQRKVEGRNFDIRKQLLEYDNVANDQRKETYRLRNEVLESNDIGELIANLREDVLRSVCSVYVPLESMEEQWDLTGLENVLASEWGLTIDLKNWVEAADSVDDSEIVERVLQAAKEAYDAKVDLSGRESFASFERSVLLFSLDSHWREHLAALDHLRQGIHLRGYAQKDPKQEYRREAFELYGELLNVIKNDVVKSIMTVQIRSASELDQASESMNEDLAKLSDVQYQHADPEKEVAGSTGVGGAAVDIQPAPVRTGPKVGRNDPCTCGSGKKYKNCCGALA comes from the coding sequence ATGGTAATCGGTCTTCTTAAAACCCTGGTCGGCAGTCGTAACGACCGCCTCTTAAAACAGTATCGCAAAGTCGTTGCCAAGGTTGGCGCTTTTGAGTCGAGCCTGCAATCTTTGGATGATGCTGCGCTTGCCGCAAAAACAGCTGAATTCAAGTCTCGCCTAGCTTCTGGTGAGTCATTGGATGATATTGCAGCAGAAGCATTTGCTGTTGTTCGTGAGGCTAGCGTACGCGTCATGAAGATGCGTCACTTTGATGCCCAGATTTTAGGTGGCTTAGCTTTGCATCAAGGCAAGATTGCCGAGATGGGTACTGGTGAAGGAAAAACCTTAACTGCTACTCTGCCAGTCTATTTAAATGCACTGACCGGTAAAGGTGTGCACGTTGTAACTGTGAATGATTACTTGGCACAGCGCGATGCCGAATGGATGGCCAAGCTATATAACTTCTTGGGCATGAAGGTGGGTGTGAATTTATCCCAGATGGATCACACCACCAAGCAAGAGGCTTATGCCGCAGATATTACCTACGGTACAAATAACGAATTTGGTTTTGATTACTTGCGCGACAACATGGTTCAAGATCTGAACCAGCGCGTACAACGTGGTTTGGCTTATGCAATTGTGGATGAGGTTGACTCTATTCTGATTGATGAGGCTCGTACCCCATTAATCATTTCTGGTCAGGCAGAAGATCACACAGATCTTTATATCAAGATTAATTCATTGCCCTCGCATTTAGATCGTCAGATTGGTGAAGAAAAGGCTGATGGCACTGGTGTTGAGAAGCCAGGTGATTACTGGGTTGATGAGAAATCTCAGCAGGTTTATTTGACAGAGCAGGGGCACGATAAAGCTGAGCAAGTATTGGTTCAGTTGGGCGCCCTTAATGATGGCGATTCTCTTTATGCGCCACAAAATATTACTTTGATGCATCACGTGTATGCAGCGCTGCGTGCACATTCTTTGTATCACCGCGATCAACATTATGTTGTTCAAAATGGTGAAGTGATCATTGTTGATGAATTTACTGGTCGCTTGATGCAGGGGCGTCGTTGGTCTGATGGATTACATCAAGCTGTAGAAGCTAAAGAAGGCGTGCAGATTCAAAATGAGAATCAAACTTTAGCTACGATCACCTTCCAAAATTATTTCCGTATGTACGGCAAGTTGGCAGGTATGACTGGTACTGCCGATACTGAGGCTTACGAATTTAAAGAAATTTACAACTTAGAAACAGTTGTGATTCCCCCAAACCGCATTAGCCAAAGAAAAGATAAGCAAGACCAAATCTATAAGTCTTCTCGTGAGCGCTATGACGCGGTCATTAAAGATATACAAGATTGTTATGAGCGTGGTCAACCAGTATTGGTCGGCACTACCTCAATTGAAAACTCTGAGTTGATTGCGCAGCTGTTAGATCAACGCAAATTGCCGCACCAGGTATTGAATGCCAAGCAGCATGCCCGCGAAGCAGAAATTATTGCTCAAGCAGGACGTCCAAAAATGATCACGATCGCCACCAATATGGCTGGTCGTGGTACCGATATCGTGTTGGGTGGCAATGTGGGCAAGCAATCTTCCTTGATCGAGGCAGATAGCTCGCTTTCCGATGCTGAAAAAGCATCCAAGATTAAGCAATTGCAGGATGAGTGGCAAAGTATTCATGATGCGGTTCTTGCTTCAGGCGGATTGCACATCATCGGCACTGAGCGTCATGAGAGTCGTCGTATTGATAACCAGTTAAGAGGCCGCTCAGGTCGTCAGGGTGATCCAGGTTCCTCCCGCTTCTATCTTTCATTGGATGACGCACTTCTTCGTATTTTTGCGGGCGATCGTTTGCGCGCTGTAATGGATCGATTGAAGATGCCGGATGGCGAGCCGATTGAAGCTGGCATGGTGACTCGTTCTATTGAGTCAGCACAGCGCAAAGTTGAAGGTCGTAACTTCGATATTCGTAAGCAGTTACTTGAGTATGACAACGTTGCTAACGATCAGCGTAAAGAAACTTATCGCCTCAGAAATGAAGTGCTTGAAAGCAATGATATTGGCGAGTTAATTGCTAATTTACGTGAAGATGTATTGCGTTCAGTTTGCTCAGTGTATGTACCGCTGGAGTCTATGGAAGAGCAGTGGGATCTTACCGGACTAGAGAATGTTCTGGCTAGCGAGTGGGGCCTTACTATTGATTTGAAGAATTGGGTTGAGGCGGCTGATAGCGTAGATGATTCTGAAATTGTTGAGCGTGTATTGCAGGCTGCTAAAGAAGCTTACGATGCAAAAGTAGATCTCTCCGGTCGAGAATCTTTTGCTAGTTTTGAGCGTTCTGTTCTGTTGTTTAGCTTGGATAGTCATTGGCGTGAGCACTTGGCTGCTTTAGACCATTTGCGTCAGGGTATTCATTTACGTGGCTATGCCCAAAAAGATCCTAAACAAGAATATCGTCGTGAAGCATTCGAGTTATATGGCGAGTTGCTTAACGTCATCAAGAACGATGTTGTCAAAAGCATCATGACAGTTCAGATTCGTAGCGCAAGTGAGTTAGATCAAGCCTCTGAATCGATGAATGAGGATTTGGCAAAGTTGTCCGATGTTCAGTATCAGCACGCTGATCCTGAAAAAGAAGTCGCTGGATCAACTGGTGTTGGTGGTGCTGCGGTGGATATTCAGCCTGCCCCTGTTCGCACGGGGCCAAAAGTGGGGCGCAATGATCCTTGTACCTGCGGTAGTGGCAAAAAATATAAGAACTGTTGCGGTGCATTGGCTTAG
- a CDS encoding (2Fe-2S)-binding protein: MAVSFTLNGKAISFDGDPETPILWVLRDHLDVTSPKYGCGAGLCGACTVHLDGAAIRSCSTPVSVAAGRTLTTLEGLAAKVGKALQDAWIEFDVPQCGYCQTGQMMSAADLLAKKKQPSSDDIKNAMSGNICRCGTYSRIEKAVKRAADKLA; this comes from the coding sequence ATGGCCGTTTCATTTACTCTCAATGGCAAAGCTATCAGCTTCGATGGCGATCCTGAAACTCCAATTTTGTGGGTCTTGAGAGACCATCTTGACGTCACAAGTCCAAAGTATGGATGTGGAGCAGGGCTTTGTGGTGCTTGCACCGTACACCTTGATGGCGCTGCTATCCGTTCTTGCTCTACCCCGGTCTCTGTTGCCGCAGGAAGGACACTAACAACGCTTGAGGGTTTGGCGGCTAAGGTTGGAAAAGCACTTCAGGATGCTTGGATCGAATTCGATGTGCCTCAGTGTGGGTACTGTCAGACTGGTCAAATGATGTCTGCTGCAGATTTATTGGCAAAGAAAAAACAACCTAGTAGCGATGATATTAAGAATGCGATGAGCGGCAATATATGTCGTTGCGGAACTTATTCTCGCATTGAAAAAGCAGTGAAACGCGCTGCAGATAAATTGGCTTAA
- a CDS encoding molybdopterin cofactor-binding domain-containing protein, giving the protein MKNQSLKNSSRRQFIQQSSALTGALVIGMHLPLTSQAATGDSVKPALANAWVQITPNNQITLICARSEMGQDVYTSLPALLAEELNLPLSMIRVEIAGVAPVYINAMLGGQITGGSTSVREAFDKLRTAGAATRMVLVQAAAQRWSVAPSDCKAMNGKVTHSSGKSATYGELAADAAKLPFPEKPALKSPANFMVIGKETMRRLDTPSKVAGKAVYGIDVKIPGMAIASLAQCPVIGGTPTAFDAAAALKVSGVIKVVQISDGIAVLAKDFYAARKGRDALKITWNEGANANLSTALVRKSLEANLSKKGAVIKTVGDPNATVANGKPLSAQYFLPYLAHSTMEPVNCSADVSNGKCRIIGPIQFQQGGQAVAAAAAGVKPEDVTIETTFLGGGFGRKLELDFIRQAAEISKAAGMPVKMLWTKEDDITHDFYRPMSIHKVDGILGANGQLASLKAKMVSQSVTARAFPGFVKDGFDPFMVEGSNNLTYDIPNLEMTNVIEGAGIRVGYWRSVSNALNAFAVESFIDEAAKAAGKDPVAYRMSALSKHPRAKAVLEMAVKKSGYVAGSKRFGVAQMECYDTYSACILELDPVAKEAKVKKITFVSDCGITVHPDQARAQLTGGVIYGLSAALSNEITIENGRVQQNNFNNYPSLRQNQVPVIEVHLVPSQEKPGGLGEVGVPLVAPALVNAIAAATGKRIRELPIKA; this is encoded by the coding sequence ATGAAAAATCAATCTTTAAAAAATAGTAGCCGTCGTCAATTTATTCAGCAAAGTTCTGCTTTAACTGGCGCATTAGTTATTGGTATGCACCTCCCTCTAACAAGCCAAGCCGCTACAGGGGATTCTGTTAAACCTGCTTTAGCAAATGCCTGGGTACAAATTACCCCCAATAATCAAATTACTTTAATCTGCGCACGCTCAGAAATGGGGCAGGACGTATATACCTCTTTACCGGCTTTGTTAGCAGAGGAATTAAATTTACCTCTCTCCATGATTCGGGTTGAGATTGCTGGGGTAGCTCCTGTTTATATTAATGCAATGTTGGGTGGTCAAATAACGGGTGGCTCAACTTCAGTACGCGAAGCTTTTGATAAGTTAAGAACCGCTGGGGCAGCTACTCGTATGGTCTTGGTTCAAGCTGCAGCCCAACGTTGGAGTGTTGCACCCTCAGACTGTAAGGCTATGAATGGCAAGGTGACTCATTCAAGTGGAAAGTCAGCTACCTACGGTGAGTTGGCTGCAGATGCAGCTAAGTTACCGTTTCCAGAAAAACCAGCCCTAAAATCACCTGCGAATTTTATGGTGATCGGTAAAGAAACGATGCGTCGTTTGGATACGCCAAGCAAAGTTGCTGGTAAGGCGGTTTATGGAATTGACGTAAAGATTCCAGGAATGGCAATCGCATCTTTGGCACAGTGCCCTGTTATTGGCGGCACACCAACCGCATTTGATGCAGCAGCTGCGCTGAAGGTATCTGGAGTAATCAAGGTTGTGCAAATTTCTGATGGCATTGCGGTATTGGCAAAGGATTTTTATGCAGCTCGCAAGGGTAGGGATGCTCTGAAAATCACATGGAATGAGGGGGCAAATGCCAATCTAAGTACTGCATTAGTTCGTAAAAGTCTTGAGGCAAATTTATCTAAAAAGGGCGCAGTGATTAAGACGGTGGGCGACCCTAATGCTACCGTTGCAAATGGCAAGCCTCTAAGTGCTCAATATTTTTTACCGTATTTAGCGCATTCCACTATGGAGCCGGTGAATTGTTCTGCAGACGTATCAAATGGAAAGTGCAGAATCATTGGACCAATTCAGTTTCAACAGGGTGGTCAAGCAGTTGCCGCAGCAGCGGCAGGTGTGAAGCCTGAAGACGTCACTATTGAAACCACTTTCTTAGGCGGTGGATTTGGTCGCAAGCTAGAGCTGGACTTTATTCGTCAGGCTGCAGAGATTTCTAAAGCTGCTGGAATGCCGGTCAAGATGCTTTGGACAAAAGAGGATGACATTACTCACGATTTTTATCGTCCAATGAGTATTCATAAAGTGGATGGTATCTTGGGTGCAAATGGTCAGTTAGCTTCCTTGAAAGCAAAAATGGTTTCTCAGTCGGTGACGGCTCGTGCGTTCCCGGGATTTGTGAAGGATGGATTTGATCCGTTTATGGTTGAGGGGTCAAATAACTTAACGTATGACATTCCCAACCTCGAGATGACCAATGTGATTGAGGGAGCGGGTATTCGAGTTGGCTACTGGCGCTCAGTCAGCAATGCGCTCAATGCTTTTGCTGTCGAGAGTTTCATCGATGAAGCTGCCAAAGCTGCTGGTAAAGACCCTGTTGCTTATCGTATGTCAGCATTAAGCAAGCATCCTCGAGCTAAAGCGGTTCTCGAGATGGCGGTTAAAAAGTCCGGTTATGTAGCTGGTAGCAAGCGCTTTGGTGTTGCGCAGATGGAGTGCTATGACACTTATTCAGCCTGCATTCTTGAGCTTGATCCTGTGGCCAAAGAAGCTAAGGTTAAGAAAATCACCTTTGTTTCTGATTGTGGGATTACGGTACATCCAGACCAAGCTAGGGCTCAGCTTACTGGTGGCGTGATTTACGGTTTAAGCGCAGCCTTGAGCAATGAAATCACCATTGAAAATGGCCGTGTTCAGCAAAACAACTTCAATAATTATCCCAGCTTACGCCAAAATCAGGTTCCGGTGATTGAGGTCCATTTGGTTCCTAGCCAAGAGAAGCCAGGCGGCTTGGGTGAGGTGGGTGTTCCCTTGGTTGCCCCCGCTTTAGTCAATGCGATTGCGGCTGCAACTGGTAAGCGCATAAGAGAGCTTCCAATTAAGGCTTAG